One window of the Anomalospiza imberbis isolate Cuckoo-Finch-1a 21T00152 chromosome 24, ASM3175350v1, whole genome shotgun sequence genome contains the following:
- the ANKK1 gene encoding ankyrin repeat and protein kinase domain-containing protein 1, which yields MGTERGRPLGSLTVFTKEDFEDDWLRVASGGFGHVYQVKHRRWRTVYAVKCSPYLLQDSSVDRTSMNCLMEEASKMEKIKFQHIVTIYGVCNSPLGIVMEYMARGSLERILPTHRMSWQLKFRVIHEMGLAMNFLHSMSPPLLHLDLKPGNVLLDGNMHVKISDFGLSKWMEQSSRMQYIESSALRGTLSYIPPEMFLQNSKPPGIKYDVYSFGIVIWEVLMQKKPYTGANMMAIIVKVAAGKRPGLELVRDDWPGECHQMVDLMKRCWDQDPKQRPSFADIPVETDVLLALIQSLVQDPENERLVRKMSHKPAISRSQQSDKEELAFPRDTRSGGKDNQDVPLPPPHREEAGSPEELAPEELGRVQENGLSLLHLLVMQGNVGKVRFLLGRGAGVNRAAGGGCTPLLLAVQRRLPEICSVLIEHGADVNAADDDGWSPLHFAAQHGDDRTVRLLLDHQARADAQERDGWTPLHLAAQNNFENVARVLLSRQADSNTQEVDGKTALHVAACFGHVGLVKLLASQGADLERKQKNLRTPLHVAVERGKFRVVQYLLKNGISVNSLDQNHYSALHLAVVRGKYLICEKLIKYGANVELRTDKGWTPLHLASFKGHIEIIRLLKGSHARLDAKGSMDWTPLHLATRYGDEPVVSELLRCGANPNTAERAHWAPLHFAVLRGSFLSVINLLECQADVNARNKVGWTPLHLAVLKGNMAIIKTLLKAGALLDVEDITGCTALQLAVRHQRENIITLLQGKEASGSKPANRTPNDLKIPRARLIPGRTDL from the exons atgggcacggagcggggccggccgcTGGGCAGCCTGACCGTGTTCACCAAGGAGGATTTTGAGGATGACTGGCTCCGAGTGGCCAGCGGGGGCTTTGGCCACGTGTACCAGGTGAAGCACAGGAGGTGGAGGACGGTCTATGCAGTGAAGTGCTCCCCGTACCTGCTGCAGGACTCCAGCGTGGACAG GACCAGCATGAACTGTCTAATGGAGGAGGCGAGCAAGATGGAGAAAATCAAATTCCAGCACATTGTCACCATCTACGGGGTGTGCAACAGCCCTCTGGGGATAGTGATGGAATATATGGCCAGGGGGTCCTTGGAGAGAATCCTTCCCACCCACAGGATGTCCTGGCAGCTGAAATTCCGGGTGATCCATGAGATGGGCTTGGCCATGAATTTCTTGCACAGCATGAGCCCTCCTCTGCTGCACTTGGATCTGAAGCCTGGGAATGTCCTCCTGGATGGGAACATGCACGTCAAG ATCTCTGACTTTGGGCTGTCCAAGTGGATGGAGCAATCCAGCAGGATGCAGTACATCGAGAGCTCAGCTCTGAGGGGCACCCTGAGCTACATCCCCCCCGAAATGTTCCTGCAGAACAGCAAGCCCCCGGGGATCAAGTATGATGTGTACAG CTTCGGGATCGTTATCTGGGAGGTCCTCATGCAGAAAAAACCTTACACAG GGGCCAACATGATGGCCATCATTGTGAAGGTGGCAGCGGGGAAGAGGCCGGGGCTGGAGCTCGTCAGGGACGACTGGCCCGGGGAGTGCCACCAGATGGTCGACCTGATGAAGAGGTGTTGGGACCAGGACCCCAAGCAAAGGCCAAGCTTTGCAG aTATCCCCGTGGAGACCGACGTGCTGCTGGCTCTGATCCAGAGCCTGGTGCAGGACCCAGAGAACGAGCGCCTGGTCAGGAAGATGTCCCACAAACCGGCCATCTCCAGGAGCCAGCAG AGTGACAAAGAGGAGCTCGCCTTCCCCCGAGACACCAGGAGTGGGG GAAAAGACAACCAGGATGTTCCTCTCCCACCTCCGCACAGGGAGGAGGCCGGGAGCCCCGAAGAGCTGGCGCCcgaggagctgggcagggtgCAGGAGAACGGCCTGAGCCTGCTGCACCTGCTGGTCATGCAGGGCAACGTGGGCAAGGTGCGCTTCCTGCTGGGCCGCGGGGCCGGCGTCAACcgcgcggcgggcggcggctgcACCCCGCTGCTCTTGGCCGTGCAGCGCCGGCTCCCCGAGATCTGCTCCGTCCTCATCGAGCACGGCGCCGACGTCAACGCGGCCGACGACGACGGCTGGAGCCCGCTGCACTTCGCGGCCCAGCACGGCGACGACCGCACCGTGCGGCTGCTGCTGGACCACCAGGCCCGCGCGGACGCCCAGGAGCGCGACGGGTGGACCCCGCTGCACCTGGCGGCCCAGAACAACTTTGAGAACGTGGCGCGGGTGCTGCTGTCCCGCCAGGCCGACTCCAACACGCAGGAGGTGGATGGCAAGACCGCCCTGCACGTGGCCGCGTGCTTCGGGCACGTCGGCCTGGTCAAGCTGCTGGCCAGCCAGGGAGCCGACCTGGAGAGGAAGCAGAAGAACCTCAGGACCCCGCTGCACGTGGCTGTGGAGAGGGGCAAGTTCAGGGTGGTGCAGTATCTGCTGAAGAACGGCATCTCCGTCAACAGCCTGGACCAGAACCACTACAGCGCCCTGCACCTGGCTGTGGTCAGGGGCAAGTACCTGATCTGCGAGAAACTCATCAAATACGGGGCCAACGTGGAGCTGAGGACGGACAAAGGCTGGACCCCCCTGCACCTGGCCTCCTTCAAGGGGCACATCGAGATCATCCGGCTGCTGAAGGGCAGCCACGCCCGGCTGGACGCCAAGGGCAGCATGGATTGGACGCCCCTGCACCTGGCCACGCGCTACGGGGACGAGCCGGTGGTCAGCGAGCTGCTGCGCTGCGGGGCCAACCCCAACACGGCCGAGAGGGCCCACTGGGCCCCCCTGCACTTCGCCGTGCTCAGGGGCTCCTTCCTCAGCGTCATCAACCTCCTGGAGTGCCAGGCCGACGTCAACGCCAGGAACAAGGTGGGCTGGACCCCGCTGCACCTGGCGGTGCTCAAGGGCAACATGGCCATCATCAAGACCCTGCTGAAGGCGGGGGCCCTGCTGGACGTGGAGGACATCACTGGGTGCACGGCGCTGCAGCTGGCCGTGAGGCACCAGCGGGAGAACATCAtcaccctgctccagggcaAGGAGGCCTCGGGGAGCAAACCTGCGAACAGGACTCCGAACGATCTGAAGATCCCCAGAGCCAGGCTTATCCCGGGAAGGACAGATTTGTAA
- the DRD2 gene encoding D(2) dopamine receptor isoform X2 yields the protein MDPLNLSWYDGDRNWSRALNASDAAQKPHYNYYAVLLALLIFIIVFGNVLVCMAVSRERALQTTTNYLIVSLAVADLLVATLCMPWVVYMEVVGEWRFSRIHCDIFVTLDVMMCTASILNLCAISIDRYTAVAMPMLYNTRYSSKRRVTVMIAVVWVLSFAISCPLLFGLNNTDEKECIIGNPAFVVYSSIVSFYVPFIVTLLVYVQIYIVLRRRRKRVSTKRSSHVLDSDTQAPLKEAESHIEEMEMEMVSSTSPPEKTALKPTAPSNHQLIVPVASNRGNNSTLQAPLSSPGKVEKNGHAKESHHTAKVFEIHSLPNGKTRNLLKAVIRRKLSQQKEKKATQMLAIVLGVFIICWLPFFITHILNMHCDCNIPPAMYSAFTWLGYVNSAVNPIIYTTFNIEFRKAFMKILHC from the exons ATGGATCCCCTCAACCTCTCGTGGTACGACGGGGACAGGAACTGGAGCAGGGCCCTGAACGCGTCGGACGCGGCGCAGAAGCCGCACTACAACTACTACGCCGTGCTGCTCGCCctcctcatcttcatcatcGTCTTTGGCAACGTCCTGGTGTGCATGGCAGTGTCCAGGGAGAGAGCCCTGCAGACCACCACCAACTACCTGATCGTCAGCCTGGCCGTGGCTGACCTGCTGGTGGCCACGCTGTGCATGCCCTGGGTGGTCTACATGGAG GTGGTTGGGGAGTGGCGGTTCAGCCGCATCCACTGCGATATCTTTGTCACCCTGGATGTCATGATGTGCACTGCCAGCATCCTCAACCTCTGTGCCATCAGCATTGACAG GTACACGGCCGTGGCCATGCCCATGCTCTACAACACCCGCTACAGCTCCAAGCGCAGGGTCACCGTCATGATCGCCGTGGTCTGGGTGCTCTCCTTTGCCATCTCCTGCCCGCTCCTCTTCGGCCTCAACAACACAG ATGAGAAGGAGTGCATCATTGGCAACCCTGCCTTCGTGGTGTACTCCTCCATCGTGTCCTTCTACGTGCCCTTCATCGTCACCCTGCTGGTGTACGTGCAGATCTACATCGTGCTGCGGCGGCGCAGGAAGCGCGTCAGCACCAAGcgcagcagccacgtgctggatTCGGACACGCAGGCCCCCCTGAAG GAGGCAGAGAGTCACATAGAAGAGATGGAAATGGAGATGGTGTCCAGTACCAGTCCCCCTGAGAAAACGGCCCTCAAACCCACAGCACCAAGTAACCACCAGTTGATTGTGCCAGTTGCTTCTAATCGGGGCAACAACTCTACCCTGCAGGCACCcctgagcagccctgggaaggtGGAGAAGAATGGCCATGCCAAAGAATCCCACCACACAGCCAAGGTCTTCGAGATCCACTCCCTGCCCAACGGCAAGACGAGGAACTTGCTCAAGGCCGTGATCAGGAGGAAACTGTCccagcagaaggagaagaaagccACCCAGATGCTGGCCATCGTGCTCG GTGTTTTCATCATCTGCTGGCTCCCCTTCTTCATCACTCACATCCTGAACATGCACTGCGACTGCAACATCCCGCCGGCCATGTACAGCGCCTTCACGTGGCTCGGCTATGTCAACAGCGCTGTCAACCCGATTATCTACACCACCTTCAACATCGAGTTTCGCAAGGCTTTCATGAAGATCCTCCACTGCTAA
- the DRD2 gene encoding D(2) dopamine receptor isoform X1 yields the protein MDPLNLSWYDGDRNWSRALNASDAAQKPHYNYYAVLLALLIFIIVFGNVLVCMAVSRERALQTTTNYLIVSLAVADLLVATLCMPWVVYMEVVGEWRFSRIHCDIFVTLDVMMCTASILNLCAISIDRYTAVAMPMLYNTRYSSKRRVTVMIAVVWVLSFAISCPLLFGLNNTDEKECIIGNPAFVVYSSIVSFYVPFIVTLLVYVQIYIVLRRRRKRVSTKRSSHVLDSDTQAPLKDKCTHPEDVKLCTVIVKSNGSFQVNKRKVEAESHIEEMEMEMVSSTSPPEKTALKPTAPSNHQLIVPVASNRGNNSTLQAPLSSPGKVEKNGHAKESHHTAKVFEIHSLPNGKTRNLLKAVIRRKLSQQKEKKATQMLAIVLGVFIICWLPFFITHILNMHCDCNIPPAMYSAFTWLGYVNSAVNPIIYTTFNIEFRKAFMKILHC from the exons ATGGATCCCCTCAACCTCTCGTGGTACGACGGGGACAGGAACTGGAGCAGGGCCCTGAACGCGTCGGACGCGGCGCAGAAGCCGCACTACAACTACTACGCCGTGCTGCTCGCCctcctcatcttcatcatcGTCTTTGGCAACGTCCTGGTGTGCATGGCAGTGTCCAGGGAGAGAGCCCTGCAGACCACCACCAACTACCTGATCGTCAGCCTGGCCGTGGCTGACCTGCTGGTGGCCACGCTGTGCATGCCCTGGGTGGTCTACATGGAG GTGGTTGGGGAGTGGCGGTTCAGCCGCATCCACTGCGATATCTTTGTCACCCTGGATGTCATGATGTGCACTGCCAGCATCCTCAACCTCTGTGCCATCAGCATTGACAG GTACACGGCCGTGGCCATGCCCATGCTCTACAACACCCGCTACAGCTCCAAGCGCAGGGTCACCGTCATGATCGCCGTGGTCTGGGTGCTCTCCTTTGCCATCTCCTGCCCGCTCCTCTTCGGCCTCAACAACACAG ATGAGAAGGAGTGCATCATTGGCAACCCTGCCTTCGTGGTGTACTCCTCCATCGTGTCCTTCTACGTGCCCTTCATCGTCACCCTGCTGGTGTACGTGCAGATCTACATCGTGCTGCGGCGGCGCAGGAAGCGCGTCAGCACCAAGcgcagcagccacgtgctggatTCGGACACGCAGGCCCCCCTGAAG GACAAATGCACTCATCCAGAAGACGTCAAGCTCTGCACAGTTATTGTGAAGTCCAATGGGAGCTTCCAAGTTAATAAGCGCAAAGTG GAGGCAGAGAGTCACATAGAAGAGATGGAAATGGAGATGGTGTCCAGTACCAGTCCCCCTGAGAAAACGGCCCTCAAACCCACAGCACCAAGTAACCACCAGTTGATTGTGCCAGTTGCTTCTAATCGGGGCAACAACTCTACCCTGCAGGCACCcctgagcagccctgggaaggtGGAGAAGAATGGCCATGCCAAAGAATCCCACCACACAGCCAAGGTCTTCGAGATCCACTCCCTGCCCAACGGCAAGACGAGGAACTTGCTCAAGGCCGTGATCAGGAGGAAACTGTCccagcagaaggagaagaaagccACCCAGATGCTGGCCATCGTGCTCG GTGTTTTCATCATCTGCTGGCTCCCCTTCTTCATCACTCACATCCTGAACATGCACTGCGACTGCAACATCCCGCCGGCCATGTACAGCGCCTTCACGTGGCTCGGCTATGTCAACAGCGCTGTCAACCCGATTATCTACACCACCTTCAACATCGAGTTTCGCAAGGCTTTCATGAAGATCCTCCACTGCTAA
- the DRD2 gene encoding D(2) dopamine receptor isoform X4 — protein sequence MDPLNLSWYDGDRNWSRALNASDAAQKPHYNYYAVLLALLIFIIVFGNVLVCMAVSRERALQTTTNYLIVSLAVADLLVATLCMPWVVYMEVVGEWRFSRIHCDIFVTLDVMMCTASILNLCAISIDRYTAVAMPMLYNTRYSSKRRVTVMIAVVWVLSFAISCPLLFGLNNTDEKECIIGNPAFVVYSSIVSFYVPFIVTLLVYVQIYIVLRRRRKRVSTKRSSHVLDSDTQAPLKAPLSSPGKVEKNGHAKESHHTAKVFEIHSLPNGKTRNLLKAVIRRKLSQQKEKKATQMLAIVLGVFIICWLPFFITHILNMHCDCNIPPAMYSAFTWLGYVNSAVNPIIYTTFNIEFRKAFMKILHC from the exons ATGGATCCCCTCAACCTCTCGTGGTACGACGGGGACAGGAACTGGAGCAGGGCCCTGAACGCGTCGGACGCGGCGCAGAAGCCGCACTACAACTACTACGCCGTGCTGCTCGCCctcctcatcttcatcatcGTCTTTGGCAACGTCCTGGTGTGCATGGCAGTGTCCAGGGAGAGAGCCCTGCAGACCACCACCAACTACCTGATCGTCAGCCTGGCCGTGGCTGACCTGCTGGTGGCCACGCTGTGCATGCCCTGGGTGGTCTACATGGAG GTGGTTGGGGAGTGGCGGTTCAGCCGCATCCACTGCGATATCTTTGTCACCCTGGATGTCATGATGTGCACTGCCAGCATCCTCAACCTCTGTGCCATCAGCATTGACAG GTACACGGCCGTGGCCATGCCCATGCTCTACAACACCCGCTACAGCTCCAAGCGCAGGGTCACCGTCATGATCGCCGTGGTCTGGGTGCTCTCCTTTGCCATCTCCTGCCCGCTCCTCTTCGGCCTCAACAACACAG ATGAGAAGGAGTGCATCATTGGCAACCCTGCCTTCGTGGTGTACTCCTCCATCGTGTCCTTCTACGTGCCCTTCATCGTCACCCTGCTGGTGTACGTGCAGATCTACATCGTGCTGCGGCGGCGCAGGAAGCGCGTCAGCACCAAGcgcagcagccacgtgctggatTCGGACACGCAGGCCCCCCTGAAG GCACCcctgagcagccctgggaaggtGGAGAAGAATGGCCATGCCAAAGAATCCCACCACACAGCCAAGGTCTTCGAGATCCACTCCCTGCCCAACGGCAAGACGAGGAACTTGCTCAAGGCCGTGATCAGGAGGAAACTGTCccagcagaaggagaagaaagccACCCAGATGCTGGCCATCGTGCTCG GTGTTTTCATCATCTGCTGGCTCCCCTTCTTCATCACTCACATCCTGAACATGCACTGCGACTGCAACATCCCGCCGGCCATGTACAGCGCCTTCACGTGGCTCGGCTATGTCAACAGCGCTGTCAACCCGATTATCTACACCACCTTCAACATCGAGTTTCGCAAGGCTTTCATGAAGATCCTCCACTGCTAA
- the DRD2 gene encoding D(2) dopamine receptor isoform X3 — protein MDPLNLSWYDGDRNWSRALNASDAAQKPHYNYYAVLLALLIFIIVFGNVLVCMAVSRERALQTTTNYLIVSLAVADLLVATLCMPWVVYMEVVGEWRFSRIHCDIFVTLDVMMCTASILNLCAISIDRYTAVAMPMLYNTRYSSKRRVTVMIAVVWVLSFAISCPLLFGLNNTDEKECIIGNPAFVVYSSIVSFYVPFIVTLLVYVQIYIVLRRRRKRVSTKRSSHVLDSDTQAPLKDKCTHPEDVKLCTVIVKSNGSFQVNKRKVAPLSSPGKVEKNGHAKESHHTAKVFEIHSLPNGKTRNLLKAVIRRKLSQQKEKKATQMLAIVLGVFIICWLPFFITHILNMHCDCNIPPAMYSAFTWLGYVNSAVNPIIYTTFNIEFRKAFMKILHC, from the exons ATGGATCCCCTCAACCTCTCGTGGTACGACGGGGACAGGAACTGGAGCAGGGCCCTGAACGCGTCGGACGCGGCGCAGAAGCCGCACTACAACTACTACGCCGTGCTGCTCGCCctcctcatcttcatcatcGTCTTTGGCAACGTCCTGGTGTGCATGGCAGTGTCCAGGGAGAGAGCCCTGCAGACCACCACCAACTACCTGATCGTCAGCCTGGCCGTGGCTGACCTGCTGGTGGCCACGCTGTGCATGCCCTGGGTGGTCTACATGGAG GTGGTTGGGGAGTGGCGGTTCAGCCGCATCCACTGCGATATCTTTGTCACCCTGGATGTCATGATGTGCACTGCCAGCATCCTCAACCTCTGTGCCATCAGCATTGACAG GTACACGGCCGTGGCCATGCCCATGCTCTACAACACCCGCTACAGCTCCAAGCGCAGGGTCACCGTCATGATCGCCGTGGTCTGGGTGCTCTCCTTTGCCATCTCCTGCCCGCTCCTCTTCGGCCTCAACAACACAG ATGAGAAGGAGTGCATCATTGGCAACCCTGCCTTCGTGGTGTACTCCTCCATCGTGTCCTTCTACGTGCCCTTCATCGTCACCCTGCTGGTGTACGTGCAGATCTACATCGTGCTGCGGCGGCGCAGGAAGCGCGTCAGCACCAAGcgcagcagccacgtgctggatTCGGACACGCAGGCCCCCCTGAAG GACAAATGCACTCATCCAGAAGACGTCAAGCTCTGCACAGTTATTGTGAAGTCCAATGGGAGCTTCCAAGTTAATAAGCGCAAAGTG GCACCcctgagcagccctgggaaggtGGAGAAGAATGGCCATGCCAAAGAATCCCACCACACAGCCAAGGTCTTCGAGATCCACTCCCTGCCCAACGGCAAGACGAGGAACTTGCTCAAGGCCGTGATCAGGAGGAAACTGTCccagcagaaggagaagaaagccACCCAGATGCTGGCCATCGTGCTCG GTGTTTTCATCATCTGCTGGCTCCCCTTCTTCATCACTCACATCCTGAACATGCACTGCGACTGCAACATCCCGCCGGCCATGTACAGCGCCTTCACGTGGCTCGGCTATGTCAACAGCGCTGTCAACCCGATTATCTACACCACCTTCAACATCGAGTTTCGCAAGGCTTTCATGAAGATCCTCCACTGCTAA